The following proteins come from a genomic window of Ammospiza nelsoni isolate bAmmNel1 chromosome 6, bAmmNel1.pri, whole genome shotgun sequence:
- the MOK gene encoding LOW QUALITY PROTEIN: MAPK/MAK/MRK overlapping kinase (The sequence of the model RefSeq protein was modified relative to this genomic sequence to represent the inferred CDS: deleted 3 bases in 2 codons; substituted 5 bases at 5 genomic stop codons) has translation MLQDKKSVFLFLKYQLLRXGEGTFSDVLEKVSLWEGKYCASKHMKQHFESIAQVNNLRXIQAVRRPTPHPTIFMLHKIVLDESPGSLSLVCEFMAMTIYELIKGRRKLLPKKQTRNNVXQICKSLGCIXYRNGIFQSDGQQENIIIKQNSLKLREFGSCRSISSQQAHSTSPRWYXAPQCLLTKGLCSYRIGMWSPGCVFYEITSFQSLFLGYNELDHISKIHEVIGTPGNKTPKVQAVDLTQFGTYSTSRILIS, from the exons ATGCTGCAGGATAAAAAAAG tgtatttttgtttttaaaataccagTTGCTAAGATAAGGAGAGGGAACATTTTCTGATGTTCTGGAGAAAGTGAGTCTTTGGGAAGGAAAGTACTGTGCAAGTAAACACATGAAGCAACATTTTGAAAG TATAGCACAAGTGAATAATCTGAGATAAATACAAGCAGTAAGGAGGCCGACTCCACATCCTACTATCTTTATG TTACATAAAATTGTTCT GGATGAAAGCCCTGGCTCCCTTTCACTGGTATGTGAATTTATGGCCATGACTATTTATGAGCTGATAAAAG GAAGGAGAAAGCTATTgcct aaaaaacaaaccaggaacAATGTGTAACAGATATGCAAATCTCTAGGTTGTATATAG TACAGAAATGGGATATTTCAGAGTGATGGGCAACAAGAAAACATAATAATAAAG cagaacagcCTGAAGTTAAGAGAATTTGGATCTTGTAGGAGTATCTCTTCTCAGCAGGCACACAGTACCTCCCCACGCTGGTACTGAGCACCTCAATGTTTGCTTACAAAAGGGCTCTGTAGTTACAGAATTGGCATGTGGAGTCCTGGCTGTGTTTTCTATGAAATCACAAG TTTCCAGTCTCTCTTTCTTGGATATAATGAGCTGGAccacatctcaaaaatccatgAAGTGATAGGCACTCCTGGTAACAAAACTCCAAAAGTTCAAGCA GTGGATCTTACTCAGTTTGGCACATACAGTACTTCAAGGATATTGATTTCCTAA
- the ZNF839 gene encoding zinc finger protein 839, translating into MAAPGAGGAGALPPPPPAEDEPPGTRGAPPGGAAGREEGGGGAELLAVTEELVQSLAALEAGVGAAASGPVLYLRADGSAAEGAGLSAGEQRRLLESPGPTPPARPAAAPLAPAELRRVIEQVSKAQEQLKPAAPPPQPCPAGGIMQNAARQLQSVAQQVALQQGRAAAAARLLPHKQLEAICVQVQPGQMKETEGPMTSLAPIQSKTITLSQPVGRKSSIPGVGIINPQIIRIQPVSGTEQQQLLLHSSSESPVQLLMQRPFPSHGVSGDKIPPSKMVNGQRASCATASASRSPKPAMAAASSASTPSLEKKQKDDKLKKSLKVKTRSGRISRPPKYKAKDYKFIKMEDLADGHQSDSDDYSELSIEDDEEGKVKGKDALFSSSNYNLKPKTFKCQTCEKSYIGKGGLARHYKLNPDHGQLEPSPQKIPLNKPNGSIFVEEEMMSPAHLDSIAVTLSHEKALATSLEETVHSKAGEQAPECEESSHLLAEQANESSSGCRGPVTPQGPGRPRRPKRRGRPRMGGRSRCSGRLSRPGQSPSKSLSSVSAEHNVFRRKARLKELIQQCDNEDLMELALPRLTKLVTVYEFLLMKVEKGHPAKAYFPDVYREFEDLHNMVKKMAYDHLSNSDSVNCQQPVEIKDAKVAESLGIAEILSGEQKMQGADPYSQCVIKMVSEQVPVDVLGQKRSAESSGEELLPPAKRTKLEDVTENVNNAYASQDEVKERSGNLCTLFGKDGFNPLNGEILLSEDRHITCCSTGSTLQTAEEHNSLADSGVGIDGANSGTFSQTVETRMEYPQPAGMQGAGLAGEGSLLHPGVVLPVGEGGSAGPVQARFVSGSTAGAPAAPELHGSLMEQAGARQSTGLTTSAENSHSPQYHQLQEENPNFAIKEHSEQQHNADVTDEIQELEKVFSTNVVPINYPQSAQAESHQNPGQGASLSAQGNQENAFKHHSEYSCGTEEAHELANTVTVDGTVAFEISDESHDFLSQGHEQIFIQTSDGLLLSHPDTAVLSQAEGIVIVTDSNGTTMHIRTPQGIPLETVEALLAMEAGGQSEDILLSQSELEP; encoded by the exons ATGGCGGCTcccggggcggggggcgccggGGCACTGCCGCCCCCTCCACCCGCTGAGGACGAGCCCCCCGGGACCCGCGGGGCACcccccggcggggcggcggggcgagaggagggcggcggcggcgcggagcTGCTGGCGGTGACGGAGGAGCTGGTGCAGAGCTTGGCCGCCCTGGAAGCCGGCGTGGGGGCGGCGGCGAGCGGCCCCGTGCTGTACCTGCGGGCGGACGGGAGCGCGGCGGAGGGCGCGGGGCTGAGTGCCGGCGAGCAGCGGCGGCTGCTGGAGAGCCCCGGGCCAACCCCGCCGGCCCGTCCCGCCGCCGCGCCGCTGGCCCCCGCGGAGCTCCGGCGGGTCATCGAGCAAGTGAGCaaggcccaggagcagctgaagccGGCGGCGCCCCCGCCGCAGCCCTGCCCCGCGGGCGGCATCATGCAGAACGCCGCCCGGCAGCTGCAGAGCGTGGCCCAGCAGGTcgccctgcagcagggcagggccgcggccgccgcccgccTCCTCCCGCACAAG cagctggaagccATTTGTGTCCAAGTTCAGCCAGGACAGATGAAGGAAACTGAAGGGCCAATGACATCATTGGCACCAATCCAGTCCAAAACTATAACGCTGAGTCAGCCAGTTGGTAGGAAATCCAGCATACCAGGAGTTGGCATTATTAATCCCCAGATAATTAGGATACAGCCTGTTTCAGgaactgagcagcagcagctactcCTGCATAGTTCTTCTGAGTCTCCGGTTCAGCTGCTTATGCAGAGGCCTTTCCCATCTCACGGGGTGTCTGGGGACAAGATTCCCCCATCCAAGATGGTGAATGGACAGAGGGCTTCTTGTGCCACAGCATCAGCTTCAAGGTCTCCAAAACCTGCCATGGCTGCAGCCAGTTCAGCAAGTACACCAAGCcttgaaaaaaagcaaaaggatgACAAGTTAAAGAAATCCTTGAAGGTGAAAACTCGTTCTGGACGGATTTCACGCCCCCCCAAATACAAAGCTAAAGATtataaattcattaaaatgGAGGATTTGGCTGATGGTCATCAGTCTGATTCTGATGACTACTCTGAGCTGAGTATAGAAGATGATGAAGAAGGAAAGGTGAAGGGAAAGGATGCATTATTCAGTTCTTCAAATTATAATCTGAAACCCAAGACATTTAAATGTCAGACTTGTGAAAAATCTTACATAGGAAAAGGAGGATTAGCAAGACATTATAAACTTAACCCAGACCATGGACAGCTGGAGCCTTCACCTCAGAAAATACCTCTAAATAAGCCTAATGGAAGTATATTTGTGGAAGAGGAAATGATGAGTCCAGCACATTTGGATTCAATTGCTGTCACTTTAAGTCATGAAAAAGCACTGGCTACCAGTCTGGAAGAAACTGTTCATTCAAAGGCTGGAGAACAG GCACCAGAGTGTGAGGAAAGCAGCCACCTGCTGGCAGAACAAGCAAATGAAAGCAGTTCAGGATGCCGGGGACCTGTAACCCCACAAGGACCTGGAAGACCCCGACGACCAAAGCGACGTGGTCGGCCCAGGATGGGTGGAAGGTCCAGGTGTTCTGGAAGGCTTAGCAGACCTGGTCAGTCCCCTTCAAAGTCACTTAGTAGTGTGTCAGCAGAACACAATGTATTCAGAAGAAAAGCTAGGTTAAAAGAG CTAATACAACAATGTGATAATGAAGATTTAATGGAGCTGGCTCTCCCACGTCTTACAAAGCTTGTTACAGTGTATGAATTCCTCTTGATGAAG GTGGAAAAAGGACATCCAGCCAAAGCTTACTTTCCAGATGTGTACAGGGAGTTTGAAGATTTGCATAACATGGTAAAGAAAATGGCTTACGATCACCTCAGTAattctgattctgtgaattGCCAACAGCCTGTTGAAATAAAAGATGCTAAG GTTGCTGAATCTTTAGGAATCGCAGAAATACTCAGTGGAGAACAGAAGATGCAAGGTGCAGACCCTTATTCACAATGTGTCATTAAAATGGTCAGTGAGCAAGTGCCTGTGGATGTACTGGGACAAAAACGGTCAGCTGAG AGCTCAGGGGAAgaactgctgccaccagccaAAAGGACCAAGTTAGAAGATGTAACAGAAAATGTGAACAATGCTTATGCCAGTCAAGATGAAGTGAAAGAAAGGAGTGGGAATTTGTGTACACTGTTTGGAAAAGATG GTTTTAATCCATTAAATGGAGAAATCCTGCTTTCAGAAGACAGGCATATCACGTGCTGTTCAACTGGAAGTACATTACAGACAGCAGAGGAACATAACTCACTTGCTGATTCAGGAGTTGGAATCGATGGTGCAAATTCAGGTACCTTCTCCCAGACTGTGGAAACGAGGATGGAGTatccccagcctgcagggatgcagggagcagGCCTGGCAGGTGAAGGATCCCTGCTGCACCCCGGAGTGGTGCTGCCTGTGGGAGAAGGAGGCTCGGCCGGGCCGGTCCAGGCGCGCTTTGTGAGCgggagcacagcaggggcaccggcagctcctgagctccaCGGCTCCCTgatggagcaggcaggggcCAGGCAGAGCACTGGCCTAACAACGAGTGCAGAAAATAGTCACAGTCCACAATATCATCAGCTGCAAGAAGAAAACCCGAATTTTGCAATTAAAGAACATTCTGAGCAGCAACATAATGCTGATGTGACTGATGAGATACAGGAACTTGAGAAGGTTTTTTCAACAAACGTTGTGCCAATAAACTACCCTCAGAGTGCTCAGGCTGAGTCACACCAGAACCCTGGCCAGGGAGCTTCCCTGTCTGCTCAAGGGAACCAGGAAAACGCTTTCAAACACCACAGTGAATATTCTTGTGGGACAGAGGAAGCACACGAGCTGGCAAATACAGTTACTGTAGATGGAACTGTAGCTTTTGAGATTTCTGATGAGAGCCATGATTTTTTGTCTCAGGGACACGAACAGATTTTCATTCAGACTTCAGATGGGCTTCTCTTGTCTCATCCAGACACTGCTGTTTTGTCTCAGGCAGAAGGCATCGTCATTGTGACTGATTCCAATGGTACTACAATGCACATCCGCACGCCCCAAGGGATACCTTTGGAAACAGTGGAAGCACTACTGGCAATGGAAGCAGGTGGCCAAAGTGAAGATATTTTGCTCTCTCAAAGTGAATTGGAGCCATAA
- the CINP gene encoding cyclin-dependent kinase 2-interacting protein, whose protein sequence is MAAKSPPDSTPVRLVLSVSARKIKDNAADWHNLMMKWERLNDNGFTTANKIVNMRISEQFQDNKLEIACDNSATEPEKPTPKYNEELDNCCAELLETLKQMTKIQMKMEKLTSTTKAICDLETFHHGAGNCKAPFFHTWPTSYFYEVCLKLSEMYKKELQLKQTIVQDIAHSADQDLMMVYLSSWLYQPYIDNSSMLLLEAMLLETGHRQC, encoded by the exons ATGGCGG CAAAAAGTCCTCCTGATAGTACTCCAGTAAGGCTTGTTTTATCTGTCAGtgcaagaaaaattaaagataaTGCAGCAGACTGGCATAATTTAATGATGAAATGGGAGAGACTGAATGATAATGGATTTACTACAGCAAACAAAATAGTCAACATGAGGATCAGTGAGCA ATTTCAGGACAACAAACTGGAGATAGCATGTGATAACAGTGCCACAGAACCTGAAAAGCCAACCCCAAAATACAATGAAGAGCTGGACAATTGCTGTGCAGAATTACTTGAGACCTTAAAGCAAATG acaaaaatacagatgaaaatggaaaagcttACTTCAACTACTAAAGCAATCTGTGACTTGGAAACATTCCACCATGGAGCTGGGAATTGCAAGGCTCCCTTCTTTCATACATGGCCCACATCATACTTCT ATGAGGTTTGTCTGAAGCTGTCTGAAATGTACAAGAAGGAGCTACAACTCAAACAAACAATTGTACAAGACATTGCTCATTCTGCTGACCAGGATCTGATGATGGTGTATTTATCCTCGTGGCTGTACCAGCCTTACATTGACAACAGCAGCATGCTGCTGCTCGAAGCCATGCTGCTGGAAACAGGACACAGGCAGTGCTAG